TAcgtttttacataataaaatatcatcaggttctaaaaagattaaaaactaaCCTCAGGTCTAAAACTACTTTAATGCCTTTAATGTTGGATCCCTGGgaagccatgtaaaaaaaaaattacaccctATGGGTCAATAGCTTGTATGAACCACCTTTAGCACcaataatgtgaaataaatattttttgtttgactttACCAGTCTCTTGTGAtagttgtggaggaattttgacccactcttctttacaattATGTTTCAGTTTATTAAGGTTTGTGGGCATTTGATTACACACAGCTCTCTCAGGTCCTGCCACTGCATTTCATTTGGGGTGCAGTCCATTGAAACActttgatttctttctttttcatcccTTCATTGACTGTTGCATTACTGTCCCATTCATTGACTGTCCCATTCATTCACTGTTGCATTACCCAATTTCAAGCcaagccaagctttagctgtcacacagaagacctcacatttgactctagaatactttggtatacagagtaGTTAATTGTCGATTCagtgactgcaaggtgcccaggtcctgtctCTGCAAAACAATCCCAAATCATCATCCCTAACCCACCGTGcctgacagttggtatgaggtgtttgtgttttttttcactgggCTTGGGCTTCGGATTGTTTGGAAAAGGCCTTGTAACTCTTCCCAAATTGAGGGCAACAACAATTGCTTCACTAAGATCATGGCTTTCTTGCTTTTCATTTCTGTCTTACTTCCTTGGGCATTGTGCTAACACATACCTGAAtactccagaccagcaaactgccataACTTCTGTTTTTCTGTCGGTGTTAGCATTTGCTGATGATCAAGTGTATGtgataagtagtgttggtgttcaaattcgggttgtctttatatttgacctgaatatagctattcgaattcagatagacccgacctgaaaaacatgggattcaactttgcaaattcgtgtgtaaaaaaaaaaatagttatcccacaatgacagagcactaaaggtgaatgaatggggagacttttttggcctctagtgcccggagatcccatgggactcctgtgttcttggatagagaatctctatccaagaacgcatACTATAGTAACggtatgctagggctgcaagagcaatcaggggagcggagctgtcagctctgctcctctgattgctcttgcagttgtACACAGTCCCAAacaataacccgaattttccccccattgtttttaatggtcTTCCAATtagacgttcgatcacccaaacaatatccccctattcgatagaatagctgtcgaatcgaatagtgagatactcgaccaacactagtgatatGAAACACCTGACTGCTACTTTCTCTCCTTTGTCCTATGAAAATGATATGGGTGTAcataatttttcacacactgcttttgCTTTCTGATTTagtctttgtttaataaataatgacatggtgcaAAATTTCATAGTTATGTGttggggcagcacagttggcttagtggttagcactatggcctttgcagcactaggtcacaggtttgaatcttgaccaggactatctgcaaggtgtttgtatgttctcctgtgTCTAGgtgtgtttcctctgggcactgcactttcctcctacatcccccccaaaaaaacatgcagtttggcaATTGGCTTTTCCTCAAAAGTTGTCCTTAGACTTTGGTATGGACacttgactatggtagggacaagcaaaaagaggaaatcttccaCTGGGGAAACTTTACAGTACTTTACATTTATTGTCTTTAGTTTTTCTTGACCAAGAAATAAGGggcatagagaaaaaaaaaaacttgacagggGTTTTTATACTTTTGAAGTTTGTACAAAACATAGTTTGGGATACGCAAGAACTTTGTTGTCTCCAAAGTAAAAAGAATTGGATTTACCATAATTGGACAGCTTCTTTATAATTCTCGAGTTTACTGTAAATTTCAAAAGAAAGGGTGCACCTAAAGCTGTCTATTAACTGGTATGTTGTGAATGGACCAGCTTGAGATGCCTGTTAGactctatttatttttcttgatactatcttaaaggggaactttagtGAATGCAAGTTAGTGAGCTTCTGTTTAAacgtatgcacagcatacttgcacattatgccACTTACCTTGCTGGACAATCCTCTTCAGTGCTGCAATTCCTACTCTCCCCTCCATCACTGGTGCTTCAGTCTTCATTTGGACATCTTCTAGTGACCTATTTTTTTGGAATATCATAACTCTCTTACCAGCAAGTTTCAACTTTAAGTGATTTTGGAATACCCAATTTCCATTTATCGTGCTTCCCAGCACATGGATTGTCCCCACtataataagaaaatatatacagaaccTGAAATATACAGAACCAGTGGCAATTGAAATTAGATACTAGGACAGTGAAGTAAAAACTTTGCAGAATGTCTAAGGAGGTATACTtccattgttttttaaagttttacatttgtttttatgcataaaGTTTAAAATTCTAACTCATCCAACTGAGGCTTATTCAGCTGGGAAAATTCAGCACATGATATCAAGGCGAGATTGTTTGTGTGAATATAAAACTGCAGACAGACTTCTGTATgagataaactaaataaataacaggatttttttaatagatgtcTGCTGCTATATAACTTAAATTCTACCAGAAACTACCTGATTCCTATATTATAAAAAGGTATATGTCTAACTATATCCCTTTTAAGCCACCAGTCtggtaagaaaaacattttaagatgaTGACCTTTAACAACGAATTATACAAGCATACTCCCAAACTACTTGTGCTTTTTGTAAATGCAACTGTTTAACCAAAAGCAAtttatgtatattctttatttataacagGTTTTTACCTAGCTTTATTCAATGCTTtagttttatgtttgtatttttgtgttgttgATAAAGCAAGTGTTGACGTGTAATTGTGTACTAAGTTGCCATACATTCCTAATGGCCCCCATAATGCACCTTATCAGTGCGGTACACCGCATGGCAACAAACTAAATTGTGTTGCTGGAATCTGTGCTTTCAAATTCACAGCATGCCTGAttttctgtgtgctgtggtgcttTGAGCAATTAATCCTAATGTTTTAGGGGACTGTTCCAATGAAGCATATCTCAACAGAAGAGACAACtcactgtttttaaaaatacagccaTAGTGTACACCAAGCATAGGAACCAAGGTGCtttagtatattagtgtagtaAAGAAAGAAACCTTTCATTTGAAGTGTGGACATAGaagtgttaaaacatttatttatttctggttTATATTCCTTAGCTGCAATAGGTATATGTACCAGTTGTAACCACATGACAAAGCTTGCATGGTATATAATAATCCTGGAAAATTTCACATAAAGATTCAAGACATTTTTAAGTGGGAACTGGTGTGCTGAACTGTTTAAATAATCTAATCAACTGGTGTCTGAATTATCCTTGCAACAGCCTGGTGCAAAAAATCAGGATAATGCTGCAAGTGTTACAATGTTGCAACCCCTTTAGTTGAAAAACATTGGTTTGGTCTCTGTTATAATACTAATTTGGGCTacaacatgtaaattatttttttaatactcttgtatttatttacctaataaaccaagttacataggttgaaaaaaagaaatccatcaagtttaaccactagggaaattacgtatgccagataaaaaccctatagacatagttattACATATGTTATTACTCATTAGATAAactttgttaatatttaaatatgtgaaatctttattatttaactgaaaataaattgctttgttttatattgttatgtaaaaataattaaagtatttCAAGATTGTACTGTGTAACTATAGTATACTAATTGATATAACAGATCAGAAATGGAAAACAAGCGATTTTAGAATTCTCCAGGAATAAACAAATCCCTTGGCATCATAATTATTAGCAAAATTTTTGCTAAATCCATATGTAATACTGATCTGGATCATAAGGAGTGCACAATTACCTGACATAAAGCAAATTGTATACTGATAAATGTTAGGTTATTTTTgatagtcttttatttttttcctgtaaataaacttcaaaatgttggtttttcacatttcattatttattgtttcctgttttcattcaactcttaacaataaaaatatattcagtatgtgtaatgtagaaatgtatacacagtctgaaaaatgaaaatatgaaaagcaCCCTGTAAGTTTACACAACAGTGTATAGGTCATAGTTTAGTTATGTAAGTAAAGGTACCCACAAATTAAAACCAACATTCACTTGATTCAAGCCTCATGTCCACCGCATCCAATAACTGTCATTAAGGCCTTTCCATACATGAATTGCTGTAACTAGTGACTCTCCAGCAACTGATTATATGATCCGAAGGATGCCTTTATAGCAAGGATTGAAGATTACTGCCTTTCCACTCACTTAGACCCCTGATACAGTGACAAGATGGGCCATTTGTACTGCAATGAAGACATGAGGATGCAACACATCTAAGTCATTCTCATGGCCCCACTGGCTGAGGTCTTTGCCCAGGTTTCTTCTGAATTCTTCTTTTCCTTGCCAGTCCATTGGGATGTTGTAATCCATTAGCAATGTCCCCCATAGAATCATTCTGTATATTGCTATACCAaacaaattattacatattttttggttGAAGGATAACCAAAGCCTTAACTTTTTTTGGAAAGAGTAGGTTAGGGAAAACTCCCCTATCATCTTTACAAAGTCTTAAAAcagcaatgctttattttttctgcttataAAATCAGGATTTCATTCCAAATGTAAAAGGAACACATCACTCATAGCTATGGAACTTAGTGCAACTCTTATCTAAATCCTAACAACTCACTTGAACCTTTACTCTTTCAGACTATCTATTTAGAGATGGAAGCAAAGGGAAACTATACAAATTTTATCAGTACATTCATAATTTTGGGATTCCCCAGTTCCCATTCTATCCAGATACTACTTTTCTTCATATTTCTTTTCATGTATATTTTGACCAGTttagaaaacctttttattatcCTAATAATTTGGTATAGCCCCAAATTACATAAACCAATGTACTTCTTTTTGGCTAATCTGTCCTTTCTGGAGACATGGTATGTGACAGTCACTGTCCCAAAATTATTGTCCATATTTCTGAATGGAAATAACAGGATTTCATTTGTTGGTTGCATGTCtcagctttttttcttcctttatctGGGCTCCACAGAGTGTGTTTTATTAACTGTTATGGCATTTGATCGCTATGTGGCTATCTGCAATCCTTTACATTACATCACCATTATGAACTGGCGCTTCTGCTTTATTTTAGCTCTTTCTACGTGGTTCATCGGCTTGGCTATATCTCTTCTGAAGATTTACTTCATCTCTCAGCTAACCTTTTGCAACTCTGTTCTCATCAACCATTTTTATTGTGATGTATCACCTATACTTAATCTTGCATGCACAGATATGACATCAACAGAACTTGTAGATTTTATTCTTGCCTTAGTTATACTCTTGGTGCCACTTCTGCTAACATGCCTCTCTTATTTGTGTATAATGTCTACCATTCTTCAAATCCCAAATTCCGCTGGACGTAAAAAGGCATTTTCCACTTGTGGCTCTCACCTGCTTGTTGTCATTATACTTTATTCAACAACTATTTTTATGTATGCTAGACCAAGTAAGGCTCAATCTGTTAATTCCAACAAACTAATCTCTGTTGTCTACACAGTGGTGACTCCCTTCCTTAACCCAATCATCTATTGCTTACGGAACAGggaggtgaaacaagccatccagAAACTTGTCTTCTCAAAATAATATGCAAAACAAACTGTTTATTTTGCCAAAAGACAGCTTTTTTTGGTGTTAGCAATTTTGCTGCGTTTTATTTACTTATACTACAGAGAAAGCAGAAAGCTTCTCTTTAGCTACATGTAGTTGCTCATACAGGATTATTTAGCATAACTGCCGACAGGACTGTATTTATCAACATTGCAGTTGTTGGCCATTGCCCAgggcaatattttgttttacaaaaggcGGCACCATTCATAATTCAACAGGTGTAACAGAATCAACAGCATTTTAGGATGTATTGAATCCATTAGCTTTACATGTCAACCAGGCAACTAAGTGAGATATAAGCAATGGCTGCCTAGTAGTTCTTTTTGGCACAGTTGATCTTTAAAGCCCTGCGTGTAGTGATTGGGATCCTAGAGGTACTTCTGTTGGCTTCCAAgggttttatgtatgtatttatgtttatatatatatatatatatatatattacacaatatagCTCATCTGCACACATGTAcatgaataattaaaaacataatagaCAGTTTATTAAACAATTACACAAAACTAATTGGTGATGCTAAGAGACATATAAAATAGGGTCTATGCTTTAGTAAAGTTAAGATTAATTAGTAAACTGCTTTAAAGTGTAATCACACCTTGCAACCATACTGGGTTCTGTAGTTTTACCTGGTGGGTCATCAGCAGTACAGGGTACAGATATTTGACACTTCCTATTTCTTCTTCATttcttcttaaaatattttttttcatggtgaCTATTTGCATCCCAAGACAAATTTTAGTTCAATATTTTTGAACTAAAAGTATTTTATGCCTAATATAACAAGAAGATTGCAAGTTGACCAAAGGGGTCAACAACAcccgtgtgtcactcaaggggtaagaaatttcccccagaatgacgtcatgctgccagaacctgcccaacgctcccatcgcaggtctgagcctcaactcagagacacaacccgccacCGCTCTGAACCTGTGATCCTTACAGGAGACATGGTGCACGGCTCTAGCCGGGTGCCCTCTCAGTggacattttacatatttcctAAATTAGGAACATGTGAAGTCTAGCTGTTAGCATATTTGTATAAACCTAattattaacttattttttattaattaatctttctgctaatttaaagcTGATAACTAAACATGGAGTTTTACAGTATTTGGGATGGCAGTAGTACACATTGTTTTTCCCCTAAATCTGATGACCTTGGAACCTTTGTTTGTGATACAAAAGAGAAATCCCTAAACATGCCCACTGCAAACttcttgtgttttaatatttacagaaagcaaaatgtagaaaaaatttcAGTAATAACTTACTAACAGCTACATAGAAGAATACGAAGAGAGCTTTACACTGCACAGACTTCATGAAATTCACTCCCATCAACATTAACAGTTAACACAATGGTTCTGATGTTTCAAAACTTTCCGAGATGGGAGAAAATAGATAATCGTGAGAGAACCTGTGTTatcatttgtcaactaatagcaatagtttaaaaaaatctaatttaggtTTGATAGATcgaggttctcccataatagtcttctCCAGCGTTGAAGAGCTTTTATGGGCCCAATGTAAGACCAGAAAAATGCTGTTTTTCGAGGTATCCTTAGTTAGCCCAGTCTACACATTATTTACAAGCTTGGAACTACATATACCAGCACCATCTACTATTAGCTGCCTGTTTATATGTAAAGAGGACAAAGATTtgtaaactgagatttttttgtCTCAGTTCTACTGAACAGACTTCAAACTGAGGCAAATTTGACTAACACTAATAAGATGTTTTTTGCCTTATTAACGTTTAATGTTTAGCAACCCCCAATCTGCCTTTTCATATATATCTGTAATCATTATCTTTACTTTTTTCACCTTCTCCCTCTCCAACTTCTCTATGGTGAGATCACCCAACCCAGGCCCTCCTCACACTATCTCTCTCTACCCGCCTTACACAGCAACTAACCACATACAAATTTACTACTCATATGCATTTGTAACTTCTTTTTCATGCAGTTTGTGAAAAGGATTCCCTCTTCCCTTGTCCCAGTTGCTGTTGTGTCTCTGAGCTAGTAACCCAATTTTTAGACTTTGGTTTTTGGTCCCTGTACATTCTCACCCATGACTTGTCCACTTTTATCCTTAGTTATGTCAACATTGCAATGTATTACCCTAGAAATTACTATTTAGCCAGGTTCAAAAGTCCCACACACCTTGCTGGACATGCCTTTGATAgagttttctttaacttttacaCCCCCACCCACCAAAATAACTTAgtttttccacctttttaaacACAACTTTAACTTGTCTACATCTTTACCTTCCTCACCCCTTTTCAGACATGGTTGGTTGCAGAGAGACCCTGCTAACCTAAACCACACTCTGTTGTCAGACTCCCTTTTCTTCACTCACTCCCACTCGGGCCAAGTTGCCTCTCAATATAAATACACCCCATCTTTGGTTCTGAATATGGTAGCGTCCGCCACCTTGAACTCCTCAAACACCACTTTCCCCTAACTATGGCATGCCGATCAAACAAGGATTAAGAAAAATCTGGCCTCAGTAATGACATTTAATGCTAAATTACATCACTTTAGCACTGAGAAAAATGACTTCTCTGCACTCATATTTTCTGAAGAATCCAACCCATGCTGCCCCTTTGCCACATTTGATTCCCTTCTCAAATTCTCTAACCATTTCTTTCACCAGTACCATTTCTGCCCCAAAATAGTCATAAATCAGATATCAACTCAACATAGACCATCCCCCATGCACCTGTAACTCCTCCGTCACTTCCTTCAGTCTTTTTAGTTTACacaaaattatttcttttctCCCATTATCTGCTAGCACTGCTGTATCTCTACTTTTCATTAGTTTCCTTCTGTTCGGGACATTAGGTAATCTAAATTCAACTTGTATACATCTAAACTAATCATCTTCCCTTAAGTTTAAAACCTTTCCCCGCCATGTTCAATtactgcaacatcctttttttgctGGTATTCCACTAGTTAGATTTGTTGTCATGGGTTGGTAACATTAGTCAAAATATACTTTACTCAAAAAAATTGAGAAATCTATTattggtaaagtttatttttcatgtgCTCCTGAATTTATAAAGTAAGGATTTGCAATGTTATAGTCTAAAAATATTAAGTGTGGCTAAACAGAACCCAGAAGAATTTGCATTAAATCGTTTCTGAAaaacattactttattttgtgtctttctgACTTCCTGTGTCTACTTGACTCATAACTTTGTATCTGCAATGTGAGAACATCTAAGGCATTGCCACCTCTGTCTTGATGTCCACTGGGTTTGTGGTGATGTCATTACAATGATGTTCATAATTCTTCTTGATGGAGATTAAGTTGTCCATAAGACCTCCAGTACAAAGGTTTACCTGCTACTGAATTTTCTATTTTGTCTAATCTGAGCTTTCAATTTTTTCAACATTCCCACCTAACAGGCACCTCTACCATGAAAAGGAAAAGCAACACTACCAAGACTGTCTGATACAGACTGGAGGATACAGTGTAGAACAAGGCATTCAAAGTCAgtaacatctgattgcctttGTTGGGCACAGCTTACACAGTTCAGGTATTTTGTAGGTAAACATACAAATGTATGAAATTTGGTTATATACTACTTTTAAGTGCAAATTACTATATAGTGTTTTAACTACTCTGATAattaatatttcaaatacatGTGAAGCAGTCTTATTAATATATCATAATGTAACTACATGGCATCAAACGGAATAAGAAATAAAGGCTTTCTTTATCTGAAGAGTATTTCAAAGTTTTCCAGATAAAGTTTAACTTTGTACGAGACCGTTAGTACTTTGTGCTTCATTATCTATGTTGGTTTCCTGCCCAGCTAAGGGAACTTCTGAAACAAAAGATGTGAACTTCAAGCCAATCAAAGTACATTACTTACTAATATAATGGGAATACCCAGTTATTCATCTGAGACTGTTTGCTACACATAATCTATAAAAATATTGCTGGCAGTCAAGCCTGAGATACGTGGGGATATGTCCAATAGTttggatattttaaaatgataaaggtTATGTATTactgcaaaaatgtatattaacagaaatgtatttatttgatttgcaACAGATATATATAGCCAGTcaatacaaacattataaa
This Pyxicephalus adspersus chromosome 6, UCB_Pads_2.0, whole genome shotgun sequence DNA region includes the following protein-coding sequences:
- the LOC140332676 gene encoding olfactory receptor 6B1-like produces the protein MEAKGNYTNFISTFIILGFPSSHSIQILLFFIFLFMYILTSLENLFIILIIWYSPKLHKPMYFFLANLSFLETWYVTVTVPKLLSIFLNGNNRISFVGCMSQLFFFLYLGSTECVLLTVMAFDRYVAICNPLHYITIMNWRFCFILALSTWFIGLAISLLKIYFISQLTFCNSVLINHFYCDVSPILNLACTDMTSTELVDFILALVILLVPLLLTCLSYLCIMSTILQIPNSAGRKKAFSTCGSHLLVVIILYSTTIFMYARPSKAQSVNSNKLISVVYTVVTPFLNPIIYCLRNREVKQAIQKLVFSK